Proteins found in one Plodia interpunctella isolate USDA-ARS_2022_Savannah chromosome 24, ilPloInte3.2, whole genome shotgun sequence genomic segment:
- the LOC128680447 gene encoding cytochrome P450 4V2-like isoform X1 produces the protein MDVIWYALTALVLILTTCILFYLYGPAGYPEPPLLGGALPILRNAYTFLKEKNSSDLYDLMVYTGVDSLEKGGVIKIDNVLPFMTHYVITDPDDLLTVSNSSNKHYFYNVFYARLKDSIFNHLPLDETWKTNRKQMSVAFTPKSIKNLTPVMNRCGRQLCEAWAAEGGKPFEHLETVHLAVYCAVAGDDVDIALARDYIDVTSSVEDALSRRLCSFFMHFDIFFNLTSVGRKHNEECEYVNSLCRKIIRDKKERIKSPEYTGPKSVTDYIIQFCDFDDDDELMGEVNTIITAGYTTTSSSLTSLFMLLGTHPEAQEKLYQELQSVLGSSERDIVMEDLERLPYLDAVVKESVRLYPAAPIVFRYSEKPYVLKNFTIPPKRFYAINLYGANRHQVWGPDSFEFKPERWLDPKMLPPAHAFTSFMLGKRDCVGKRYGLSSMKIMTVHVVKRYKIFSDISKCQFKIGVIMRPATGGIIRVEERNPRTTNI, from the exons ATGGATGTTATATGGTATGCATTGACTGCCTTGGTTTTAATCTTGACCACATGTATCTTATTCTACCTATATGGTCCTGCTGGTTATCCAGAACCTCCCTTGCTAGGAGGAGCCTTGCCTATCCTTCGAAATGCTTACACGTTCCTTAAGGAAAAAAACAGCTCAG ATTTATATGATCTTATGGTTTACACTGGAGTTGATAGTTTGGAGAAAGGAGGTGTGATCAAAATTGACAATGTTTTACCGTTTATGACACATTACG TGATAACCGATCCGGACGATTTGCTAACAGTAAGCAACTCGTCTAACAAACACTATTTCTATAACGTTTTCTACGCGAGACTCAAAGATAGTATCTTCAATCATCTACCACTAG aTGAAACGTGGAAAACTAACAGGAAACAAATGAGTGTAGCGTTTACGccaaaatctataaaaaatctgACGCCAGTCATGAACAGGTGTGGAAGGCAGCTGTGTGAAGCTTGGGCAGCCGAGGGGGGGAAACCATTTGAACATCTTGAAACTGTTCATTTGGCTGTTTACTGTGCTGTAGCAG gaGACGATGTAGACATAGCGTTGGCTAGAGACTACATAGACGTAACGAGCTCGGTCGAGGATGCGTTGTCTAGGAGGTTGTGTAGCTTCTTCATGCACTTCGACATTTTCTTCAACCTCACCAGCGTCGGTCGGAAACACAATGAGGAATGTGAATATGTAAATTCACTTTGCAGAAAG ATTATACGCGACAAAAAGGAAAGAATAAAAAGTCCTGAATACACAG gGCCGAAAAGCGTCACAGACTACATAATACAGTTCTGCGATTTCgacgatgatgatgaattgATGGGAGAAGTGAACACCATCATAACAGCCGGGTACACCACGACATCGTCCAGTTTGACCTCGCTGTTCATGCTGCTAGGAACACACCCTGAGGCTCAGGAGAAGCTGTACCAAGA actACAATCAGTGCTCGGATCGTCAGAGAGGGATATCGTCATGGAGGATTTGGAGCGCTTGCCGTATTTAGATGCTGTTGTGAAGGAGTCTGTGCGTTTGTATCCGGCCGCACCTATCGTGTTCAGATACTCAGAAAAACCTTATGTTTTAA AAAACTTCACAATACCGCCGAAGAGATTCTATGCTATTAACTTGTATGGTGCCAACCGCCACCAAGTGTGGGGGCCGGATTCGTTCGAGTTCAAGCCTGAGAGGTGGCTGGATCCGAAGATGCTGCCGCCTGCGCATGCCTTCACCTCCTTTATGCTAGGGAAGAGGGATTGCGTGG GTAAAAGGTATGGATTGAGTTCGATGAAAATAATGACAGTTCACGTAGTGAAGAGATACAAGATTTTCTCTGACATCAGTAAATGTCAGTTCAAGATAGGTGTAATCATGAGGCCGGCCACTGGAGGCATCATCAGGGTCGAAGAGAGGAATCCTCGAACgacaaacatttga
- the LOC128680447 gene encoding cytochrome P450 4V2-like isoform X2, translated as MVYTGVDSLEKGGVIKIDNVLPFMTHYVITDPDDLLTVSNSSNKHYFYNVFYARLKDSIFNHLPLDETWKTNRKQMSVAFTPKSIKNLTPVMNRCGRQLCEAWAAEGGKPFEHLETVHLAVYCAVAGDDVDIALARDYIDVTSSVEDALSRRLCSFFMHFDIFFNLTSVGRKHNEECEYVNSLCRKIIRDKKERIKSPEYTGPKSVTDYIIQFCDFDDDDELMGEVNTIITAGYTTTSSSLTSLFMLLGTHPEAQEKLYQELQSVLGSSERDIVMEDLERLPYLDAVVKESVRLYPAAPIVFRYSEKPYVLKNFTIPPKRFYAINLYGANRHQVWGPDSFEFKPERWLDPKMLPPAHAFTSFMLGKRDCVGKRYGLSSMKIMTVHVVKRYKIFSDISKCQFKIGVIMRPATGGIIRVEERNPRTTNI; from the exons ATGGTTTACACTGGAGTTGATAGTTTGGAGAAAGGAGGTGTGATCAAAATTGACAATGTTTTACCGTTTATGACACATTACG TGATAACCGATCCGGACGATTTGCTAACAGTAAGCAACTCGTCTAACAAACACTATTTCTATAACGTTTTCTACGCGAGACTCAAAGATAGTATCTTCAATCATCTACCACTAG aTGAAACGTGGAAAACTAACAGGAAACAAATGAGTGTAGCGTTTACGccaaaatctataaaaaatctgACGCCAGTCATGAACAGGTGTGGAAGGCAGCTGTGTGAAGCTTGGGCAGCCGAGGGGGGGAAACCATTTGAACATCTTGAAACTGTTCATTTGGCTGTTTACTGTGCTGTAGCAG gaGACGATGTAGACATAGCGTTGGCTAGAGACTACATAGACGTAACGAGCTCGGTCGAGGATGCGTTGTCTAGGAGGTTGTGTAGCTTCTTCATGCACTTCGACATTTTCTTCAACCTCACCAGCGTCGGTCGGAAACACAATGAGGAATGTGAATATGTAAATTCACTTTGCAGAAAG ATTATACGCGACAAAAAGGAAAGAATAAAAAGTCCTGAATACACAG gGCCGAAAAGCGTCACAGACTACATAATACAGTTCTGCGATTTCgacgatgatgatgaattgATGGGAGAAGTGAACACCATCATAACAGCCGGGTACACCACGACATCGTCCAGTTTGACCTCGCTGTTCATGCTGCTAGGAACACACCCTGAGGCTCAGGAGAAGCTGTACCAAGA actACAATCAGTGCTCGGATCGTCAGAGAGGGATATCGTCATGGAGGATTTGGAGCGCTTGCCGTATTTAGATGCTGTTGTGAAGGAGTCTGTGCGTTTGTATCCGGCCGCACCTATCGTGTTCAGATACTCAGAAAAACCTTATGTTTTAA AAAACTTCACAATACCGCCGAAGAGATTCTATGCTATTAACTTGTATGGTGCCAACCGCCACCAAGTGTGGGGGCCGGATTCGTTCGAGTTCAAGCCTGAGAGGTGGCTGGATCCGAAGATGCTGCCGCCTGCGCATGCCTTCACCTCCTTTATGCTAGGGAAGAGGGATTGCGTGG GTAAAAGGTATGGATTGAGTTCGATGAAAATAATGACAGTTCACGTAGTGAAGAGATACAAGATTTTCTCTGACATCAGTAAATGTCAGTTCAAGATAGGTGTAATCATGAGGCCGGCCACTGGAGGCATCATCAGGGTCGAAGAGAGGAATCCTCGAACgacaaacatttga